In Mixta intestinalis, the following are encoded in one genomic region:
- a CDS encoding electron transport complex subunit E: MSEAKNLLIGGLWKNNSALVQLLGLCPLLAVTSTATNALGLGLATTLVLTITNSAISASRRWVPSEIRIPIYVMIIASVVSCVQMLINAYAYGLYQSLGIFIPLIVTNCIVVGRAEAVASKSSIPLSALDGFAIGMGATSAMFVLGSMREIIGNGTIFNGADQLLGPWAKVLRVEVVHFDAPMLLAMLPPGAFIGLGMMLAAKYILDQRLKARAAARRDLPQGQTGKAV; this comes from the coding sequence ATGAGTGAAGCTAAGAATTTATTGATCGGCGGGCTGTGGAAAAACAACTCCGCGCTGGTACAGCTGCTGGGCCTGTGCCCGCTGCTGGCCGTGACCTCTACCGCTACCAACGCGCTCGGTCTCGGCCTGGCGACCACGCTGGTGCTGACCATCACTAACAGCGCTATCTCCGCCTCGCGTCGCTGGGTGCCGTCAGAAATCCGTATTCCCATCTACGTAATGATTATCGCGTCGGTGGTCAGCTGCGTACAGATGTTGATTAACGCCTACGCTTACGGACTTTATCAGTCGCTGGGAATTTTTATCCCGCTGATCGTGACAAACTGTATCGTGGTGGGACGCGCCGAAGCGGTCGCTTCCAAAAGCAGCATTCCCCTTTCCGCGCTCGACGGTTTTGCTATCGGTATGGGAGCCACCAGCGCCATGTTCGTGCTGGGCTCAATGCGTGAAATTATCGGCAACGGCACCATTTTTAACGGTGCCGATCAGCTGCTGGGCCCCTGGGCCAAAGTGCTGCGGGTGGAAGTGGTACATTTTGATGCACCGATGCTGCTGGCCATGCTGCCACCGGGCGCATTTATCGGCCTCGGCATGATGCTGGCGGCGAAATATATTCTCGATCAGAGGCTGAAGGCACGCGCTGCGGCCCGACGCGATCTGCCACAGGGACAAACCGGGAAAGCGGTGTGA
- the rsxG gene encoding electron transport complex subunit RsxG yields the protein MLDTIRKNGVTLALFAAVTTGLTAVINAVTKPTIAHQTSVQQKLLLDQVVPPALYDNVMQKECYVVTDSLLGNDKPHRLYIARKANQPVAAALETTAPDGYSGAIQMLVGADFQGKVLGVRVVEHHETPGLGDKIELRISDWITYFSGVQLHGANDARFAVKKDGGDFDQFTGATITPRAVVNAAKRTTLLIETLPKKLSSLPDCGDANE from the coding sequence ATGCTGGATACCATTCGTAAAAATGGCGTGACTCTGGCACTGTTTGCCGCCGTAACAACCGGCCTGACGGCAGTGATCAACGCGGTCACCAAACCGACAATTGCACACCAGACGTCGGTGCAGCAGAAGCTGCTGCTGGATCAGGTCGTCCCGCCAGCGCTGTATGACAATGTTATGCAGAAAGAATGTTACGTTGTCACGGATAGCCTGTTGGGGAACGATAAACCGCATCGGCTTTATATCGCACGTAAAGCGAATCAGCCGGTAGCGGCAGCGCTTGAGACCACCGCGCCCGACGGTTATTCTGGCGCGATTCAGATGCTGGTGGGTGCCGATTTTCAGGGTAAGGTGCTGGGCGTGCGCGTAGTGGAACATCACGAAACGCCAGGGCTGGGTGATAAGATTGAACTGCGTATCTCCGACTGGATCACCTATTTCAGCGGCGTGCAGCTACACGGCGCGAATGACGCCCGTTTTGCGGTGAAAAAAGATGGCGGTGACTTCGATCAGTTTACCGGTGCTACTATTACGCCACGCGCGGTGGTTAACGCGGCCAAACGCACCACCTTACTGATTGAAACGCTGCCGAAGAAACTCTCTTCGCTACCCGACTGTGGAGATGCTAATGAGTGA
- the rsxD gene encoding electron transport complex subunit RsxD, producing the protein MAFRIASSPYTHNHRATSRIMMLVLLAAIPGMAAQWYFFGYGNLIQVVLAALTAWGTEAAILHLRKQPILANLGDHSALLTALLLGVSLPPLAPWWLIVIGTAFAIIIAKQLYGGLGQNPFNPAMIGYVVLLISFPVQMTSWLPPQALQAVTPGLLDSLSMIFTHHTLAGETMQQLQLGVDGVSQATPLDTFKTGLRAGHSAEQLLAQPIFGGAIAGIGWQWVNIGFLLGGLFLLLKKAIRWHIPVSFLLSLTFCATLGWIFSPDTLASPLIHLFSGATMLGAFFIATDPITASTTNKGRLIFGVLIGLLVWLIRSFGGYPDGVAFAVLLANICVPLIDYYTQPRVYGHRKE; encoded by the coding sequence ATGGCTTTTCGTATTGCAAGTTCCCCTTATACCCATAACCATCGGGCCACCAGCCGCATCATGATGCTGGTGCTGCTGGCGGCGATTCCCGGCATGGCGGCGCAGTGGTATTTCTTCGGCTACGGCAACCTGATTCAGGTAGTACTGGCAGCGCTGACCGCATGGGGCACCGAGGCGGCTATTCTGCATCTGCGCAAGCAGCCGATTCTGGCTAACCTTGGCGATCATTCAGCGTTGCTTACTGCCCTGCTGCTCGGCGTCAGCCTGCCGCCGCTCGCGCCCTGGTGGCTGATTGTCATTGGCACCGCCTTCGCCATTATCATTGCCAAACAGCTGTATGGCGGCCTGGGGCAAAACCCGTTTAATCCGGCGATGATCGGTTATGTGGTGTTGCTGATATCTTTCCCGGTGCAGATGACCAGCTGGCTACCGCCGCAGGCGTTGCAGGCGGTGACGCCTGGCCTGCTGGATTCGTTGAGCATGATCTTTACCCATCACACGCTGGCGGGTGAAACCATGCAGCAGCTACAGCTGGGCGTTGATGGCGTCAGCCAGGCAACACCGCTCGATACCTTTAAAACCGGACTGCGCGCCGGTCACAGCGCGGAACAGCTGCTGGCGCAGCCGATTTTCGGCGGCGCTATCGCCGGTATCGGCTGGCAGTGGGTGAATATCGGCTTCCTGCTGGGCGGGCTGTTTCTGCTGCTGAAGAAAGCGATTCGCTGGCATATCCCGGTCAGTTTCCTGCTTTCGCTGACGTTCTGCGCCACGCTGGGCTGGATTTTCTCGCCGGACACGCTCGCCTCACCGCTGATTCATCTTTTCTCCGGCGCAACCATGCTCGGCGCATTCTTTATTGCGACCGACCCGATTACCGCCTCCACCACCAATAAAGGGCGGCTGATTTTCGGCGTGCTGATTGGCCTGCTGGTATGGCTGATTCGCAGCTTCGGCGGCTACCCGGACGGCGTTGCTTTTGCAGTATTGCTGGCAAACATCTGCGTGCCGCTGATCGATTATTACACGCAGCCGCGCGTTTACGGCCATCGCAAGGAGTAA
- the rsxC gene encoding electron transport complex subunit RsxC, with protein sequence MLNLLKFFHKDKIWDFDGGIHPPEMKTQSSGTPLRQLPLADRFIIPLKQHIGNEGELCVQPGDKVLRGQPLTFGSGRMLPVHAPTSGTVEAITPHITAHPSGLPEMSVIIRPDGEDRWIERQGVSDYRQLSREEVINRIHQAGVAGLGGAGFPTASKLKGGLNVTRTLIINAAECEPYITADDRLMQDCADEVIAGSRILAWVLQAERVLIGIEDNKPEAIAALKQALAGTNDLQLRVIPTKYPSGGAKQLTKILTGKEVPHGGRSSDIGVLMQNVGTARAVKRAIIDGEPLTERVVTLTGEAIATPGNVWGRLGTPVSHLLQHAGFQPQPEPMVIMGGPLMGFTLPALDVPVVKITNCLLAPSPGEMGEPQPELSCIRCSACADACPANLLPQQLYWYSQGADHDKARAYHIDDCIECGACAWVCPSNIPLVQYYRQEKAELRAIDLEAKRTAEAKARFEARQARLEREKLAREARHAQAKRKVSTSEQNEIAAALERVKAKKAAEAPIDVQAGATPDNAAIIAQREARKAMARARQAEKQAERASPLSPAAEAATDPRKAAVEAAIARAKAKKAQQATAEPVEAAGGEPLTADVPVDPRKAAVQAAIARAKAKKAQQATAEKQQAEAGDAAESHSVPATAATAPQTPAVTEAEPVDPRKAAIAAAIARAKAKKAEQQPQAEELAQADTEDRRKAAVAAAVARAKARKAQQQTSFEE encoded by the coding sequence ATGCTTAACCTTCTGAAATTTTTTCATAAAGATAAGATTTGGGATTTTGACGGCGGTATTCATCCGCCGGAGATGAAGACCCAGTCAAGCGGTACGCCGCTGCGTCAGCTGCCGTTAGCGGATCGTTTTATCATTCCGCTGAAACAGCATATTGGTAACGAAGGCGAACTCTGTGTCCAGCCCGGCGATAAGGTGCTGCGCGGCCAACCGCTCACCTTCGGTAGCGGCCGGATGCTGCCGGTACATGCGCCCACGTCCGGTACGGTAGAAGCTATTACACCGCACATTACCGCACACCCGTCCGGTCTGCCGGAAATGTCGGTCATTATCCGTCCCGATGGCGAAGATCGCTGGATTGAACGCCAGGGCGTAAGCGATTATCGCCAGCTGTCGCGTGAAGAGGTCATTAACCGGATTCACCAGGCGGGCGTGGCAGGTCTGGGCGGCGCGGGCTTTCCCACCGCAAGCAAGCTAAAAGGCGGACTGAACGTTACGCGCACGCTGATCATTAACGCCGCCGAATGCGAGCCTTATATTACCGCTGACGATCGGCTGATGCAGGATTGCGCCGATGAAGTGATCGCGGGCAGCCGGATCCTTGCCTGGGTATTACAGGCGGAGCGCGTGCTGATCGGCATCGAAGATAATAAACCGGAAGCGATTGCCGCTCTGAAACAGGCGCTGGCTGGTACGAATGATCTGCAGCTGCGGGTTATCCCAACGAAATATCCCTCCGGCGGCGCAAAGCAGCTGACCAAAATTCTTACCGGCAAAGAGGTGCCGCACGGCGGACGTTCGTCTGATATTGGCGTGCTGATGCAGAACGTCGGCACCGCCCGGGCGGTGAAGCGGGCGATTATCGACGGCGAGCCGCTGACCGAACGCGTGGTAACGCTGACCGGCGAAGCCATCGCCACGCCGGGCAACGTCTGGGGACGCCTCGGTACGCCAGTCAGCCATCTGCTTCAGCATGCCGGTTTCCAGCCGCAGCCAGAGCCGATGGTGATTATGGGCGGCCCGCTGATGGGCTTTACCCTGCCCGCGCTGGATGTGCCGGTGGTGAAAATCACCAACTGTTTGCTGGCACCGTCGCCAGGCGAAATGGGCGAGCCACAGCCTGAGCTCTCCTGCATACGCTGTAGCGCCTGTGCCGATGCCTGCCCGGCAAACTTGCTGCCTCAGCAGCTTTACTGGTACAGCCAGGGTGCCGATCACGACAAAGCGCGCGCCTACCATATTGATGACTGCATTGAGTGCGGTGCCTGTGCCTGGGTCTGCCCCAGCAATATTCCGCTGGTGCAATATTATCGCCAGGAGAAAGCCGAGCTGCGTGCTATCGATCTGGAAGCAAAACGCACCGCCGAAGCAAAGGCGCGCTTTGAAGCGCGTCAGGCACGCCTGGAGCGCGAGAAGCTGGCACGTGAAGCGCGTCATGCTCAGGCAAAACGCAAAGTCAGCACCAGCGAGCAGAATGAAATCGCCGCCGCGCTGGAGCGGGTAAAAGCGAAAAAAGCTGCCGAAGCCCCGATTGATGTTCAGGCAGGCGCTACACCAGATAACGCCGCCATTATTGCCCAGCGGGAAGCGCGTAAAGCGATGGCGCGCGCCCGTCAGGCAGAAAAACAGGCGGAGCGCGCCAGCCCGCTGTCGCCTGCTGCTGAAGCCGCAACCGATCCGCGCAAAGCGGCGGTAGAAGCGGCTATCGCCCGTGCCAAAGCGAAAAAAGCACAGCAGGCGACGGCTGAGCCGGTTGAAGCGGCTGGCGGCGAGCCATTAACGGCTGATGTGCCGGTCGATCCGCGCAAAGCCGCAGTGCAGGCGGCGATCGCCCGCGCCAAAGCGAAGAAGGCGCAGCAGGCGACGGCGGAAAAACAGCAGGCAGAGGCAGGCGATGCAGCGGAAAGCCACAGCGTCCCGGCCACGGCGGCAACCGCCCCGCAAACGCCTGCGGTAACCGAAGCTGAGCCGGTCGATCCCCGCAAGGCCGCGATTGCAGCGGCAATTGCGCGCGCCAAAGCGAAAAAAGCAGAACAACAACCCCAGGCGGAAGAACTGGCGCAGGCAGATACGGAAGATCGCCGTAAAGCTGCGGTAGCCGCCGCCGTTGCGCGCGCTAAGGCGCGTAAAGCACAGCAGCAGACAAGCTTCGAGGAATAA
- the rsxB gene encoding electron transport complex subunit RsxB, giving the protein MSAIWIAIIAISALSLVFGGLLGYASRRFKVEADPIVEQIDAILPQSQCGQCGYAGCRPYAEAVGNNGEAINKCAPGGEQTMLKLAGLLNIEPQPLDGDENAKEPVRTVAWIDEANCIGCTKCIQACPVDAIVGATRAMHTVLSDVCTGCDLCVAPCPTDCIEMRPVATTTANWKWDLHTIPVRVIPVESHA; this is encoded by the coding sequence ATGTCCGCTATCTGGATAGCTATTATTGCTATTAGTGCCCTCAGCCTGGTTTTCGGTGGGCTGCTGGGCTATGCCTCACGCCGTTTCAAAGTGGAAGCGGATCCTATCGTTGAACAGATCGACGCAATCCTGCCACAGAGCCAGTGCGGACAGTGCGGTTACGCCGGTTGCCGCCCTTACGCCGAAGCGGTAGGCAACAATGGTGAAGCGATCAATAAATGCGCGCCCGGCGGCGAGCAGACCATGCTGAAGCTGGCGGGATTGCTTAATATCGAACCGCAGCCGCTGGACGGCGACGAAAACGCCAAAGAGCCGGTACGCACCGTTGCCTGGATCGATGAGGCCAACTGCATCGGCTGCACCAAGTGTATTCAGGCCTGTCCGGTAGATGCCATTGTTGGTGCCACGCGCGCCATGCACACCGTACTGAGCGATGTCTGTACCGGCTGCGATCTGTGTGTTGCGCCCTGCCCAACCGACTGTATTGAAATGCGCCCGGTTGCCACCACCACGGCCAACTGGAAATGGGATCTGCATACGATCCCGGTTCGGGTCATTCCTGTGGAAAGCCATGCTTAA
- the rsxA gene encoding electron transport complex subunit RsxA: MTDYLLLFIGTVLVNNFVLVKFLGLCPFMGVSKKLETAIGMGLATTFVITLASICAWLVNHLILVPLDLVYLRTLAYILVIAVTVQFTEMVVRKTSPALYRLLGIFLPLITTNCAVLAVPLLSVNLNHTFLQAALYGFSASLGFSLVMVLFAGMRERLVLANVPAPFKGSSIALITAGLMALAFMGFTGLVKF; the protein is encoded by the coding sequence ATGACCGATTACCTGCTTCTCTTTATTGGCACCGTGCTGGTGAATAACTTCGTTCTGGTGAAGTTTCTGGGCCTTTGCCCCTTTATGGGCGTTTCCAAAAAGCTGGAAACCGCTATCGGCATGGGTCTGGCGACAACCTTCGTTATTACGCTGGCCTCAATCTGCGCCTGGCTGGTGAATCACCTGATTCTGGTGCCGCTGGATCTGGTTTATCTGCGTACGCTCGCCTATATCCTGGTAATTGCCGTAACCGTGCAGTTCACCGAAATGGTGGTGCGTAAAACCAGCCCGGCGCTCTATCGCCTGCTGGGTATCTTTCTGCCGCTGATCACCACCAACTGTGCGGTGCTGGCGGTGCCGCTGCTGAGCGTTAACCTCAACCATACGTTTTTGCAGGCGGCGCTGTACGGCTTCAGCGCTTCGCTGGGCTTCTCGCTGGTGATGGTGCTGTTTGCCGGTATGCGTGAACGTCTGGTGCTGGCAAACGTTCCGGCTCCGTTTAAAGGTTCTTCTATCGCCCTAATCACCGCTGGCCTGATGGCGCTGGCGTTTATGGGCTTTACCGGTCTGGTGAAATTCTGA
- a CDS encoding DUF2569 domain-containing protein, with amino-acid sequence MPSPSSAPRLGGWLLLPLAWLILTLLTSVLAVTMYIGALLNPTWRDLLSQSQPLLMQWGLSLATSLLVTLYSAWIAWIFCQRSRRLPRHYIIWLLLTLALALKTFAFSPVADGAAVRSLLISLLAAAALAPYFRRSQRVKATFIAP; translated from the coding sequence ATGCCTTCACCATCTTCCGCGCCACGCCTCGGCGGCTGGCTGCTGTTGCCGCTTGCCTGGCTGATTTTAACCCTGCTGACCAGCGTGCTGGCGGTAACGATGTATATTGGCGCGCTGCTTAATCCTACGTGGCGGGATCTGCTCAGTCAGAGCCAGCCGCTGTTGATGCAGTGGGGATTATCGCTGGCTACCTCGCTGCTGGTAACACTCTACAGCGCCTGGATAGCCTGGATATTCTGCCAGCGCTCACGCCGTCTGCCGCGCCACTATATTATCTGGCTGCTGCTGACGCTGGCGCTGGCGTTGAAAACCTTTGCCTTTTCGCCGGTCGCCGACGGCGCAGCGGTGCGCTCTCTGCTGATATCGCTGCTGGCTGCCGCCGCACTCGCCCCCTATTTCCGCCGTTCGCAGCGGGTTAAGGCCACCTTTATCGCGCCCTGA
- the ydgT gene encoding transcription modulator YdgT, whose product MTAQDYLLKFRKVNTSESLEKLFDHLNYSLTDDQELMNMYRAADHRRAELVSGGRLFNLGEVPKSVWRYVV is encoded by the coding sequence ATGACAGCGCAAGATTATCTGTTGAAATTTCGTAAAGTAAATACCTCAGAAAGTCTGGAGAAATTATTTGATCATCTCAATTATTCTCTGACTGATGACCAGGAATTAATGAATATGTATCGCGCCGCCGATCATCGCCGCGCCGAGCTGGTTTCCGGCGGCAGGCTGTTTAATTTAGGCGAAGTGCCAAAATCAGTGTGGCGTTACGTGGTCTAA
- the ytfQ gene encoding galactofuranose ABC transporter, galactofuranose-binding protein YtfQ: protein MWKRLLLSTVVSAVLAVPALAADMTVGFSQVGSESGWRAAETSVAKSEAAKRGITLKIADGQQKQENQIKAVRSFIAQGVDAIFIAPVVQTGWEPVLEEAKDAGIPVFLLDRAIVVKDNSLYMSVITADNVLEGRLIGDWLVKQMNGKPCNVVELQGTVGASVAIDRKKGFAEAIAHAPNIKVIRSQSGDFTRSKGKEVMESFIKAENNGKNICMVYAHNDDMAIGAIQAIKEAGLKPGKDILTGSIDGVPDIYKAMLAGEANANVELTPNMAGPAFDALEKFKQNGTVPPKVIKTKTTLWLPADAQSELDKKKNMGY, encoded by the coding sequence ATGTGGAAGCGTTTACTTCTGTCCACGGTGGTCAGCGCCGTGCTCGCCGTTCCTGCGCTGGCGGCCGACATGACCGTTGGCTTTTCGCAGGTTGGCTCAGAATCGGGCTGGCGTGCGGCGGAAACCAGCGTAGCGAAAAGTGAAGCGGCAAAACGCGGTATTACACTGAAAATTGCCGATGGTCAGCAGAAACAGGAAAACCAGATAAAAGCGGTACGCTCATTTATCGCTCAGGGCGTTGACGCCATTTTTATCGCACCGGTGGTACAGACCGGCTGGGAGCCAGTGCTGGAAGAAGCGAAAGACGCAGGCATTCCGGTATTCCTGCTCGATCGCGCTATTGTGGTCAAAGATAACTCGCTTTATATGTCGGTCATTACCGCAGATAACGTGCTGGAAGGGCGTTTAATCGGTGACTGGCTGGTAAAACAGATGAATGGCAAGCCCTGTAATGTGGTGGAACTACAGGGGACGGTGGGAGCCAGCGTGGCTATCGACCGTAAAAAAGGATTTGCCGAGGCGATTGCGCATGCTCCCAATATCAAAGTGATCCGCTCGCAGTCGGGCGACTTTACTCGTAGTAAAGGGAAAGAGGTCATGGAGAGCTTTATTAAAGCGGAGAATAACGGAAAAAATATCTGCATGGTTTATGCCCACAATGATGATATGGCTATCGGTGCTATTCAGGCGATTAAAGAAGCAGGATTAAAACCAGGCAAAGATATTTTGACTGGCTCTATTGATGGTGTGCCCGATATCTATAAAGCGATGCTGGCGGGTGAGGCGAATGCTAACGTTGAGCTGACGCCAAATATGGCTGGCCCGGCATTTGATGCGCTGGAGAAATTTAAGCAAAACGGTACTGTGCCGCCAAAAGTGATTAAAACCAAAACCACACTCTGGTTACCGGCTGATGCGCAAAGCGAGCTTGATAAGAAGAAAAACATGGGCTACTGA
- the ytfR gene encoding galactofuranose ABC transporter, ATP-binding protein YtfR, with protein MSLHSDRLLDIRGVSKFFPGVKALDNVSFSLQRGEIMALLGENGAGKSTLIKVLTGVYTRDAGEIWLNGQMINPRNTAQAQQAGIGTVYQEVNLLPNMSVADNLFIGREPRRFGMVDRKAMARQARALLHRYGFVLDVTRPLGHYSVAMQQIIAICRAVDLSAQVLILDEPTASLDASEVEMLFTLMKQLRAKGMSLIFVTHFLDQVYRVCDRITILRNGQYIATHEAHTLPQLELIKLMLGRELMATALQRAGRTLKSDRPVVEFNDYSKKGTIAPFSLHVRPGEAVGLAGLLGSGRTETAEVLFGVRRADSGTAKVRGRKYTIRTPAQASRLGMGFCPEDRKTDGIIGAASVRENIILALQAQRGWLRPVSRREQTEIAQRFIRQLGIRTPHAEQPIELLSGGNQQKVLLSRWLVTRPQFLILDEPTRGIDVGAHAEIIRLIESLCADGLALLVISSELEELVGYADRVIILRDREQVAEIPLEELSVAAIVSAIAQGSAQHA; from the coding sequence ATGTCCCTGCATAGCGATCGGCTGCTGGATATACGCGGCGTCAGTAAATTCTTTCCCGGCGTTAAGGCGCTGGATAATGTCTCTTTCAGCCTGCAGCGCGGTGAAATTATGGCGCTGCTGGGAGAAAACGGTGCGGGCAAATCGACGCTGATTAAGGTTTTAACCGGCGTCTATACGCGTGATGCCGGGGAAATCTGGCTAAACGGTCAGATGATTAACCCGCGCAACACCGCGCAGGCGCAGCAGGCCGGTATCGGCACCGTTTATCAGGAAGTCAACCTGCTGCCTAATATGTCGGTGGCGGATAATCTGTTTATCGGTCGCGAGCCGCGCCGCTTCGGTATGGTGGATCGCAAAGCGATGGCGCGGCAGGCGCGTGCGTTGCTTCATCGCTACGGTTTTGTCCTGGATGTCACGCGTCCGCTCGGTCACTATTCGGTAGCGATGCAGCAGATTATCGCCATCTGTCGCGCGGTGGATCTCTCCGCGCAGGTATTGATTCTGGATGAACCGACCGCCAGCCTCGACGCCAGTGAAGTTGAGATGCTGTTTACGCTGATGAAACAGCTGCGCGCTAAAGGCATGAGCCTGATTTTCGTTACCCACTTTCTCGATCAGGTCTACCGCGTTTGCGATCGCATTACCATCCTGCGCAACGGGCAATATATCGCCACCCACGAGGCGCATACGCTGCCGCAGCTGGAGCTGATTAAGCTGATGCTGGGGCGCGAACTGATGGCGACCGCTCTCCAGCGCGCGGGCAGAACGCTGAAAAGCGACCGACCGGTGGTGGAATTTAATGACTACAGCAAAAAGGGCACCATTGCGCCATTCAGCCTGCATGTACGTCCCGGTGAAGCGGTGGGTCTGGCGGGACTGTTAGGATCCGGGCGCACCGAAACGGCGGAGGTACTGTTTGGTGTCCGGCGCGCCGACAGCGGTACGGCGAAAGTGCGCGGTAGAAAATACACAATCCGCACACCGGCGCAGGCTTCCCGTCTCGGCATGGGCTTTTGTCCGGAAGATCGTAAAACGGACGGTATCATTGGTGCCGCTTCGGTGCGGGAAAATATTATTCTCGCGCTACAGGCGCAGCGTGGCTGGCTGCGTCCTGTTAGCCGCCGCGAGCAGACGGAGATTGCCCAACGCTTTATTCGCCAGCTCGGTATCCGCACGCCCCATGCCGAGCAGCCGATAGAGCTGCTTTCCGGTGGCAACCAGCAAAAAGTATTGCTGTCGCGCTGGCTGGTTACTCGCCCACAGTTTCTCATCCTTGATGAGCCAACGCGCGGTATCGACGTTGGTGCCCATGCGGAAATCATTCGTCTGATTGAGTCGCTCTGCGCCGATGGCCTGGCACTGCTGGTGATTTCTTCAGAGCTGGAAGAGCTGGTGGGCTATGCCGATCGGGTCATAATCCTGCGTGACAGGGAGCAGGTAGCGGAGATCCCGCTGGAAGAATTGTCGGTGGCCGCCATTGTTAGCGCCATTGCTCAGGGGAGTGCGCAACATGCCTGA
- the ytfT gene encoding galactofuranose ABC transporter, ATP-binding protein YtfT, protein MPESQVLPEKPPMQRRKLPPGMPQLAALILVLLIDSLVAHNFFALHLQDGRLFGSPIDILNRAVPVALLAIGMTLVIATGGIDLSVGAIMAIAGATAATLTVAGHSLPMVILITLASGLLCGLWNGILVALLKIQPFVATLILMVAGRGIAQLITQGQIVTFNSDALGWTGSGSLALLPVPVWIAAAMALLVWLLTRKTALGLFIEAVGINLRAARNAGVNGWLVVMSSYLISGLCAAVAGLIVAADIRGADANNAGLWLELDAILAVVIGGASLMGGRFNLWLSLLGALIIQAMNTGILLSGFPPELNQVVKAVVVMVVLLLQSPRFLQLLKRGGRHA, encoded by the coding sequence ATGCCTGAAAGTCAGGTCTTACCGGAGAAGCCGCCCATGCAGAGACGTAAACTGCCGCCTGGAATGCCTCAGCTGGCGGCGCTGATTCTGGTGCTGCTAATCGACAGCCTGGTGGCGCATAACTTTTTTGCGCTGCATTTGCAGGATGGACGGCTGTTTGGCAGCCCGATCGATATTCTTAACCGCGCCGTACCGGTGGCGCTGCTGGCGATCGGTATGACGCTGGTTATCGCTACCGGCGGTATCGATCTCTCCGTCGGGGCAATCATGGCGATTGCAGGCGCGACGGCAGCAACCTTAACGGTGGCTGGTCACAGCCTGCCGATGGTTATCCTGATTACGCTGGCGAGCGGCCTGCTGTGCGGATTGTGGAACGGAATTCTGGTTGCGCTGCTGAAGATCCAGCCTTTTGTCGCCACGCTGATCCTGATGGTGGCGGGGCGCGGTATCGCCCAGTTGATTACCCAGGGGCAGATTGTCACTTTTAACAGTGATGCGCTGGGCTGGACAGGCAGCGGATCCCTGGCGTTGTTGCCGGTGCCGGTATGGATTGCCGCAGCGATGGCGCTGCTGGTCTGGCTGCTGACGCGTAAAACCGCGCTGGGTCTGTTTATCGAGGCGGTGGGAATTAACCTGCGTGCTGCCCGCAACGCCGGTGTTAACGGCTGGCTGGTGGTGATGTCAAGCTATCTGATTAGCGGGCTCTGCGCGGCGGTAGCTGGCTTGATCGTCGCGGCGGATATCCGTGGTGCCGATGCCAATAACGCCGGGCTGTGGCTGGAGCTGGACGCCATTCTGGCGGTGGTGATCGGTGGCGCATCGCTGATGGGCGGGCGCTTTAACCTCTGGCTGTCGCTGCTTGGCGCGCTGATTATTCAGGCGATGAATACCGGTATTCTGCTGTCGGGCTTCCCGCCGGAGCTGAACCAGGTGGTAAAAGCGGTGGTGGTTATGGTGGTGCTGCTGTTGCAGTCGCCGCGTTTTTTGCAGTTGCTGAAGCGGGGAGGCCGCCATGCTTAA